Proteins found in one Anopheles aquasalis chromosome 3, idAnoAquaMG_Q_19, whole genome shotgun sequence genomic segment:
- the LOC126573996 gene encoding hyaluronidase Tab y 2.0101-like has translation MRQMNAAATSWILRTIVLLQGVACIWSFEVYWNIPTFMCTQFGMNFSSIGKTFGVLQNANDSFRGDAVSILYDPGKFPALLEKPSTKTLYKRNGGVPQEGNLTEHLALFERHLDELIPDRNFSGIGVIDFESWRPIYRQNFGSLQPYKDLSMKIEKDRHPYWSTSRLEREATRRFEATGREFMERTLRLAKERRPRAAWGYYAFPYCFNMNGGANSRTENCSPEVQRENNRILWLFDGSDIVFPSVYLRESLSPGEREQLIRGRVREAVRVAQRTIGAKARRKVLTYLRYVYTDTIQYLTESDWINALTAMKSTGSDGIVLWGSSFDLNTRQECVNFKAYLESTLGPVLSSLQPRYMVENLPDPAIN, from the exons ATGCGACAAATGAACGCTGCAGCGACATCCTGGATTCTGAGGACAATCGTGTTGCTCCAAGGAGTAGCGTGTATTTG GTCATTCGAAGTGTACTGGAACATACCGACGTTCATGTGTACCCAATTCGGGATGAATTTTAGTAGCATCGGAAAGACGTTCGGCGTGCTGCAGAACGCAAACGATTCGTTCCGTGGCGATGCCGTCTCGATCCTGTACGATCCGGGCAAGTTTCCTGCCCTACTGGAGAAACCGTCCACCAAGACGCTGTACAAGCGTAACGGTGGTGTACCGCAGGAAGGCAATCTGACCGAGCATCTGGCACTGTTTGAGCGGCACCTGGATGAGCTGATACCGGATCGGAATTTTAGCG GTATCGGTGTCATCGATTTCGAGTCCTGGCGGCCAATCTATCGGCAAAACTTTGGCTCACTGCAACCGTACAAGGATTTGTCGATGAAGATCGAAAAGGACCGCCATCCGTACTGGTCAACGAGCCGGCTCGAGCGTGAG GCAACACGACGCTTCGAAGCAACAGGGCGAGAGTTTATGGAGCGTACGCTACGGTTAGCAAAGGAGCGGCGACCTCGGGCGGCCTGGGGTTACTATGCCTTTCCGTACTGCTTCAACATGAACGGTGGAGCGAACAGCCGTACCGAGAACTGTTCGCCGGAAGTGCAACGTGAAAACAACCG CATCCTGTGGCTGTTCGATGGATCGGATATCGTGTTTCCCTCGGTGTACTTGCGCGAAAGTCTGTCGCCGGGCGAACGGGAGCAGCTGATCCGGGGCCGCGTCAGGGAGGCGGTACGGGTTGCGCAACGGACGATCGGAGCGAAGGCGAGACGCAAGGTGCTGACGTATCTGCGCTACGTCTACACCGACACGATACAGTACCTGACCGAG AGCGATTGGATTAATGCGCTGACGGCGATGAAGAGTACCGGTTCCGATGGGATCGTCCTGTGGGGCAGCTCGTTCGATCTGAATACACG ACAAGAGTGTGTCAACTTTAAGGCGTACCTGGAAAGCACGCTGGGGCCCGTGTTAAGCTCTCTGCAACCGCGCTACATGGTGGAAAACCTGCCGGATCCTGCCATCAACTAA